The Streptomyces sp. HSG2 genome has a segment encoding these proteins:
- a CDS encoding cytochrome c oxidase assembly protein: MDHSGHGMMMDLPPFTLARGLQWSPDPVFLVSCLLALTLYAWGVARLVRRGDRWPVGRTVGFALGVASIVLTMCTALNDYGMAMFSVHMVQHMIISMVSPILILLGAPITLALRALPPAGRGRTGPRELLLRLLHSRYIRIVTHPAFTIPMFIASLYGLYFTPLFDALMGSRAGHVGMMVHFLAVGLVFFWPIMGVDPGPHRPGHLMRMLELFAGMPFHAFFGIALMMATAPMVETYANPAASLGIDALADQNAAGGIAWAFSEIPSVLVLIALLFQWYASDQRQARRTDRAADRDGERELEAYNAYLASLHARSG, from the coding sequence ATGGATCACAGCGGGCACGGCATGATGATGGACCTGCCGCCGTTCACGCTGGCCCGAGGACTCCAGTGGTCTCCGGATCCGGTGTTCCTGGTGTCCTGCCTGCTGGCACTGACGCTGTACGCCTGGGGCGTCGCCCGTCTGGTGCGGCGCGGCGACCGATGGCCGGTGGGACGGACCGTGGGCTTCGCGCTGGGCGTGGCGAGCATCGTGCTGACCATGTGCACGGCGCTGAACGACTACGGCATGGCCATGTTCAGCGTGCACATGGTGCAGCACATGATCATCAGCATGGTGTCGCCGATCCTGATCCTGTTGGGCGCGCCGATCACTCTGGCCCTGCGTGCCCTTCCACCGGCCGGCCGGGGCCGCACCGGCCCGCGCGAACTGCTGCTGAGGCTGCTGCACAGCCGATACATCCGGATCGTCACCCATCCGGCCTTCACCATCCCGATGTTCATCGCCAGCCTCTACGGGCTGTACTTCACGCCGCTCTTCGACGCCCTGATGGGGTCGCGCGCCGGGCACGTCGGGATGATGGTGCACTTCCTCGCCGTCGGCCTCGTCTTCTTCTGGCCGATCATGGGCGTCGACCCCGGGCCGCACCGTCCCGGACATCTGATGCGGATGTTGGAACTGTTCGCGGGCATGCCCTTCCACGCCTTCTTCGGGATCGCGCTGATGATGGCCACGGCCCCGATGGTGGAGACCTACGCGAACCCCGCCGCCTCGCTGGGCATCGACGCGCTCGCCGACCAGAACGCGGCGGGCGGGATCGCCTGGGCCTTCAGCGAGATCCCCTCCGTCCTCGTCCTCATCGCACTGTTGTTCCAGTGGTACGCCTCCGATCAGCGTCAGGCCCGTCGCACGGACCGCGCCGCCGACCGCGACGGCGAGCGGGAGCTGGAGGCCTACAACGCCTACCTGGCGTCGCTGCACGCCCGAAGCGGCTGA